The Planctomycetia bacterium genome contains the following window.
CCTCGGTGAAATGACCTCGGACGGAATGCGACGCGTTCCTTACGATTCCCCGAACAATATCTATAAGAAGCTGCATTCGATGGACCACATGGCGAACGCGGATTTGATCGACTGGGCTTACAAGGTCTCGTTTGGCGATCGAAATGCAAAGTCGACGTAACGCAACCGCGGCTACCGAACTGCTTCACGAGCTGATACGCTGTGGTATTGACTCACGCTCTATTTTTCGGTGGTTCCATGCCAAAGTTTGTGATCGAACGCGAAATCCCCGGCGCCGGAAAACTCTCCGCTGACGAACTGCACGGCATTTCGCAGAAATCCTGCTCCGTGCTGAAGAACCTCGGCCCGGCGATTCAATGGGTCGAGAGTTATGTCACCGATGACAAGGTCTATTGCGTGTACATCGCGCCGAGCAAGGACTTGATCGAGCAGCACGCCAAACAGGGCGGCTTTCCGGCCAATCGCATTTCGGAAGTGCGCGGCGTGATCGATCCCACGACCGGCGAGTGAGCCATTCGCCCAGATAGTCACGGGCGGGAATCTCGCCGTGAATCGCATCAAGGCGGGTTGATGTGAAGCTTCCTGCGCCGCTACAATAGGGCCAGCCCCGCCCCGCCTGTTCGACAATGGTCGCCCCGCCATGCCGCATCGCAGCTTCACGCGACAGCCTGTATCGCGACGCTCGTTTCTGGTCGCTTCCGCGGCAGGATTGGGCGGTTTGCCGTTCATAGCGAATGCGGCCACGCAGGAGCGCAATCCGGGCGCGAAAGCCAAGTCGACGATTCTGTTTTTCTTGAGCGGCGGGTCGTCCCACATCGACATGTGGGATCTCAAGCCCGAGGCCCCGGCGGAATATCGCGGGCCGTTTCAACCGATTGACACGAGCGCCCCGGGCGTCCGCATCGGCGAACACTTGCCGCTCGTCGCCAAGCAGGCACATCACTTGGCGATCGTGCGCTCCGTCGGCGCCACGGTGAACACCAACGATCACCACGCCGGTTACTATCACAACCTCACCGGGCATGTACCCGACGCGACGTTCCTTTCGCTCGGCAATAACCGCACGCCGATGCCGGACGATTGGCCGTTCATGGGCTCGGTCGTGGGCGCGCGATTGCCGCAAGGCGACGGGCTGCCGAACGCGGTGACGCTCCCGCAGATGCCTAGCCCCGCGCCGTATACACGGCCCGGACAGTTCGCCGCGCGGTTGGGCGTCGAGTACGACCCGCTCTACGTGTTCGGCGACATCGCCGCGCCACTTAAGTTCCAGACGCCGGCGCTGGTGCTGGAGGGGGACGTCTCCGTCGATCGGCTGCAATCGCGCCAGGCGCTGTTGAGCAGCATCGATCAAGCAAAGCAAGAATTTGAAGCCGGCGCACGACCGCGCCAATGGTCGCAACTCCAGGAGCGCGCGATGACGCTCCTCGGCTCGAAGCAAACCACGGCCGCGTTCGACGTCTCTTCGGAGCCGGAAGCATTGCGCGAGCGTTATGGCCAGAACGTGAACGGCATGAGTCTGCTTCTGGCGCGGCGACTGGTCGAGGCTGGCGTGCCTTTCATCACCGTCTTCTGGATGGAAGACGAAAAACGGCTTCACAAGAAGTGCCAAAGCGCTGGCGGCTGGGATACGCACGCCAACAATTTCAATTGCTTGAAAGACGACTTGCTGCCGGAGTTCGATCGCGCCTATTCCGCGCTGGTGGAAGACCTGCACAACCGCGGCATGTTGGACGAAACGCTGTTGTTGATCACCAGCGAAATGGGGCGCACGCCAAAGATCGGGGACATCCGCTCCGGCGGCACGTATGGCGCGGGGCGCGATCATTGGACGCATTGCCAAAGCGTCGTCCTCGCCGGCGGCGGCATTCGCGGCGGCCAGGTTTATGGTTCTACCGACCGCCGCGCGGAGTTGCCCGCCGATAAGCCGGTCACGCCCGCGCACATCGCCAAGACCGTCTATCACGCGATGGGCATCGACGATCTGCACGCCCGCGACAAGGACGGCCGCGAATTCAATCTCCTGGAAGACGGCGCGCCGCTGACGGAGTTGTTCTAGAACGCGTTGCAACACTCACGGGCGGGCGCCTGGGGCTGGGGCAGGCGATTGAGTCTGTCAATGTCGAAACACTGGGGCATCGTGTCGATCTGTTGAATCATCTTGCCTAGCCCCAGATGTTCGACCATGGAGGCCGCGACAATTGTGCCGCTGCCCCAGGCACCCAGCGCTTTCGATGTGACGTCGTTGAGAGTTTCATCTCGTCGCATTTAGCGTCGTCAATTCTCCCTCGCTGGCGCTACGGGCTAGTGTTGCGTTGCCCTCCGCCCGTCTTGCGGATATTGCATTGTCGTGCGGATAATTGCTGGCGCGTCGTGTTTGACGCGGATGACCATGAACCTTGAGGGCCTACCGGATG
Protein-coding sequences here:
- a CDS encoding DUF1501 domain-containing protein, whose protein sequence is MPHRSFTRQPVSRRSFLVASAAGLGGLPFIANAATQERNPGAKAKSTILFFLSGGSSHIDMWDLKPEAPAEYRGPFQPIDTSAPGVRIGEHLPLVAKQAHHLAIVRSVGATVNTNDHHAGYYHNLTGHVPDATFLSLGNNRTPMPDDWPFMGSVVGARLPQGDGLPNAVTLPQMPSPAPYTRPGQFAARLGVEYDPLYVFGDIAAPLKFQTPALVLEGDVSVDRLQSRQALLSSIDQAKQEFEAGARPRQWSQLQERAMTLLGSKQTTAAFDVSSEPEALRERYGQNVNGMSLLLARRLVEAGVPFITVFWMEDEKRLHKKCQSAGGWDTHANNFNCLKDDLLPEFDRAYSALVEDLHNRGMLDETLLLITSEMGRTPKIGDIRSGGTYGAGRDHWTHCQSVVLAGGGIRGGQVYGSTDRRAELPADKPVTPAHIAKTVYHAMGIDDLHARDKDGREFNLLEDGAPLTELF
- a CDS encoding DUF4242 domain-containing protein — its product is MPKFVIEREIPGAGKLSADELHGISQKSCSVLKNLGPAIQWVESYVTDDKVYCVYIAPSKDLIEQHAKQGGFPANRISEVRGVIDPTTGE